A window from Bufo bufo chromosome 1, aBufBuf1.1, whole genome shotgun sequence encodes these proteins:
- the RPS14 gene encoding 40S ribosomal protein S14 isoform X1 — protein MAPRKGKEKKEEQVISLGPQVAEGENVFGVCHIFASFNDTFVHVTDLSGKETICRVTGGMKVKADRDESSPYAAMLAAQDVAQRCKELGITALHIKLRATGGNRTKTPGPGAQSALRALARSGMKIGRIGKHTIFILLLKHCMWLNLLHLSIGAFLLLG, from the exons ATGGCTCCACGTAAGGGTAAGGAAAAGAAGGAAGAGCAGGTGATCAGCCTGGGGCCACAAGTGGCTGAAGGGGAGAACGTGTTTGGAGTCTGCCACATCTTTGCCTCCTTCAACGACACCTTTGTACATGTGACCGATCTGTCTGGCAA GGAAACAATCTGCCGCGTGACCGGTGGCATGAAGGTGAAAGCCGACAGAGATGAGTCCTCTCCTTATGCTGCTATGTTGGCTGCTCAAGATGTCGCCCAGAGGTGCAAGGAACTTGGCATCACCGCTCTTCACATCAAGCTCCGTGCCACCGGTGGCAACAG GACCAAGACTCCTGGACCTGGTGCCCAGTCTGCCCTCAGAGCATTGGCTCGTTCTGGCATGAAAATTGGCCGCATTGGTAagcacaccatttttattttattattgaaacATTGCATGTGGTTGAATTTACTGCATCTTTCCATAGGAGCCTTTCTTTTGTTAG GTTAA
- the RPS14 gene encoding 40S ribosomal protein S14 isoform X2, which yields MAPRKGKEKKEEQVISLGPQVAEGENVFGVCHIFASFNDTFVHVTDLSGKETICRVTGGMKVKADRDESSPYAAMLAAQDVAQRCKELGITALHIKLRATGGNRTKTPGPGAQSALRALARSGMKIGRIEDVTPIPSDSTRRKGGRRGRRL from the exons ATGGCTCCACGTAAGGGTAAGGAAAAGAAGGAAGAGCAGGTGATCAGCCTGGGGCCACAAGTGGCTGAAGGGGAGAACGTGTTTGGAGTCTGCCACATCTTTGCCTCCTTCAACGACACCTTTGTACATGTGACCGATCTGTCTGGCAA GGAAACAATCTGCCGCGTGACCGGTGGCATGAAGGTGAAAGCCGACAGAGATGAGTCCTCTCCTTATGCTGCTATGTTGGCTGCTCAAGATGTCGCCCAGAGGTGCAAGGAACTTGGCATCACCGCTCTTCACATCAAGCTCCGTGCCACCGGTGGCAACAG GACCAAGACTCCTGGACCTGGTGCCCAGTCTGCCCTCAGAGCATTGGCTCGTTCTGGCATGAAAATTGGCCGCATTG aGGACGTAACACCCATCCCTTCAGACAGCACCCGCAGAAAGGGTGGTCGCCGTGGTCGTCGTCTGTAG